ACTCCTGAGCTTACTACATATTCTTGTTTCCTCCTCCTTGTTCTCTGCCCTTTATCACCAACAATTACTGTAGTCATATTCTTGTTTCCTCCTCCTTGTTCTCTGCCCTTTATCACCAACAATTACTGTAGTCAATACGTTAACATCTTTCCCCAATTTGGAAGTACCATATTCAACTAGTGATTCCAGTGAAGTTGCACAGTACTTCTCCTCATTTTCTATAGCTGGTTGTTCACAGTCCATGATAATTTCATTGACAAGTTCAGCTTCTTCCGATTTTGGTTTAATAGCAAACTGGTTGAAGATCTCTAGCAACTTGTTGGAGGAGAATGGGGTCATCTTAGCTAGCTTTTGCGGTAAGAAAGTAGTTCCACTAGGAGTACCTACAACAAAGTGCAAGTTCATTTTTGCTCCAGGATATAAATCCTTCTCTAAGAAGAAGAGAGACGCGGCTGGACTATTTATGAGTTGTCTATTTGTTTCAGCATTGTCATTTCGAATGGTGCTTATGCTGTACTTGCTGAGCGCGAACTGTTGCAAAGGCTGGCTTAGGTTTAACTTTTGCAAAGGCAGCTTTTTTGAGTATTCTTGGGATTTTTCCTGTTCGAAGATAGCTTTTGTTTGTGTTAGGGTGTAGATGTTGCGGCTTTCTGCTCTGTCAATCGATGCCTTTCCTTCTAGATCTGTTATCAAACAAAAAAGAGACATATCAAGAATATTAAGAACTAAGAAGAGATTTAAGTGCTGGGTGCGCTGAAAAATATGCTTTTGCATGAATTTTTTTAGTAAGTGAAGTTTTGAATCAAACCAGCAGGATGCAAGAAATCACGAAGCATATTTGGCATAGGAGTGTTTGGCAACTTGTTTTTCCAGTAGATCTCAGAAGGAAGAGGAGGCTGCATTGCTTCCTACAGTTCCAACCTGCAAACGAAATAGGCACAAGCCACATTATAATATAAGAAGAAAAACCTATGAAATTCTTGATATTGGATCAAAACAAAAATGTAAGTAAGTATTCTCACCAAGGGACAAGAAGCAGAGATGAGTAAAAGAAGAAGCAGTTCCATGTTACGAAACTTGTGAAAAAGAGTTTTAGATGGAATATGATGATATGAAATGAGAGAAGGAATTTGAGTGTAATTTATAGGCTTGATATTTGGAGAGCCATAAAAATGGACGGTCATGTATTTACTGAAATAATGTCAATAGTGCACATTCTTTTACAGAGGTaggtgaaaatattttatttattcttttgatggaagaaagagtGTGAATTTAACATGTGGAGTATATTTTAAGCAAACTCCCAACTAGAGAAAAACTCAACATAATTTATTTCATTAGATACCTTAGTTTTACACCTTAAGAAACCGATCAAACATCAAATACAATCTTTCAATCCCCATATCATACATATATACAAATACATAAGCAATAGTACGCACGTATACACCATGCACATTAGGCATATTACATGCAGTTCATCATCATCGTCCCATATCCTCAATTCTCCTTGTTCTTGCCAGCCCAGACAAGAGTATCCACAGTAAGGAAGTGACAGATTGGAACAATACCAGGCTTCACCTTGAGGACTTGAAAAGCTACATGGTCAGGATCCCATTTCGAGGTGTCTTTGTGACAAACGGCCGTGGCTTTGATTTTCGTTCCATTCGCACCAACCAAAGGCACCACTGAAGCTTGTGCTGTATGTGCTGCAGTTGCATGACAAAAGAAAAC
The nucleotide sequence above comes from Papaver somniferum cultivar HN1 unplaced genomic scaffold, ASM357369v1 unplaced-scaffold_115, whole genome shotgun sequence. Encoded proteins:
- the LOC113329162 gene encoding BURP domain-containing protein 3-like gives rise to the protein MQPPLPSEIYWKNKLPNTPMPNMLRDFLHPADLEGKASIDRAESRNIYTLTQTKAIFEQEKSQEYSKKLPLQKLNLSQPLQQFALSKYSISTIRNDNAETNRQLINSPAASLFFLEKDLYPGAKMNLHFVVGTPSGTTFLPQKLAKMTPFSSNKLLEIFNQFAIKPKSEEAELVNEIIMDCEQPAIENEEKYCATSLESLVEYGTSKLGKDVNVLTTVIVGDKGQRTRRRKQEYDYSNCW